From the genome of Nicotiana sylvestris chromosome 2, ASM39365v2, whole genome shotgun sequence, one region includes:
- the LOC104246434 gene encoding uncharacterized protein — protein MTPMMMRRKSKEALRVKDLSLARKVTGSMIKEYKTIGEIRKDPGAANILSDKFVHISDLVLQIIESVTSRQKVSVGCVSPYKAQVFAIQQQLGQKYGTYVNSRFSVNVRSVDVSRDGEEDVIIISTVRCNGSGSVGFLSNHQRANAALTQARHWLWVLGNATTLVKSGSIWKHLVIFFFFKFLNPSQIRRIYSVSTLPLHGDSKSGGCFYDVNEDKSLTQAILGATIDLGQIETLLRTDSPLCKATKWKILFSENFSKSMARIMDAKICKEVISLLVKLSSGWPKSEKRNKFSNSGGDSSELLESYSVKHLICC, from the exons ATGACACcgatgatgatgaggaggaagagcAAGGAAGCATTACGAGTGAAGGATCTATCTTTAGCGAGAAAGGTGACCGGATCAATGATCAAGGAGTACAAAACAATAGGAGAA ATTCGAAAGGATCCAGGAGCAGCTAATATTTTATCTGACAAGTTTGTACACATATCtgatttagttctccaaattataGAGTCTGTTACTTCAAGGCAAAAGGTTTCTGTTGGTTGTGTATCTCCTTACAAGGCTCAAGTTTTTGCGATTCAACAACAACTTGGACAGAAGTATGGCACATATGTTAACAGCCGCTTCTCAGTGAATGTACGCTCTGTTGATGTTTCTCGAGACGGTGAAGAGGACGTGATAATTATCTCCACTGTTCGTTGTAATGGGAGTGGATCAGTAGGTTTCCTTTCTAATCATCAGAGAGCAAATGCAGCACTGACTCAAGCAAG ACACTGGCTTTGGGTATTAGGGAATGCCACAACTTTGGTTAAAAGTGGTTCCATTTGGAAGCATTtagtcattttttttttttttaaatttttaaaccCCTCCCAAATTAGGAGGATCTATAGTGTTTCCACACTTCCCCTCCATGGTGACTCCAAGTCTGGGGGTTGTTTCTATGATGTCAATGAAGACAAGAGTTTGACTCAAGCCATTTTGGGTGCTACCATTGATCTTGGCCAGATTGAAACATTACTCAGGACGGACTCCCCTCTATGTAAAGCAACCAAGTGGAAG ATTCTCTTTAGTGAGAATTTCTCAAAATCGATGGCCAGAATTATGGATGCCAAGATCTGTAAAGAAGTGATCTCACTTCTGGTGAAGCTTTCTAGTGGTTGGCCCAAGTCAGAAAAGCGCAACAAATTCAGCAATAGTGGTGGGGATTCATCTGAACTATTAGAGAGCTACAGTGTCAAGCACCTGATATGCTGCTAG